From Pseudomonas fluorescens, one genomic window encodes:
- the phnE gene encoding phosphonate ABC transporter, permease protein PhnE — MQPRTYHWAVTLPSSTGGWLSTAALVLAAVLTLHWSAEGAQLSVAELAAGLPQIGDFLSRTMPPDLSILPRLLGPAIETLQIAIWGTLLGVLLAIPLAFLAARNLSRNRWLFHATRQVLNVTRSINELILALVFVSAVGLGPFPGVLALALHGLGMLGKFFAESIEEIDQGPVQALQATGARPLQVIVFAVLPQVITAWIAVILYRFEVNLRSATVLGMVGAGGLGFELVSSLKLFKYQETATCIIVITCMVILADALSSRLRNAIQRPTAH; from the coding sequence ATGCAACCACGTACTTATCACTGGGCTGTGACGCTGCCGAGCAGCACGGGTGGCTGGCTGTCGACCGCAGCGCTGGTACTCGCGGCAGTTCTGACCCTGCACTGGAGCGCCGAGGGCGCGCAGCTCAGCGTCGCAGAACTGGCCGCCGGACTGCCGCAGATCGGCGATTTCCTGTCGCGTACCATGCCGCCGGACCTGAGCATTCTGCCCAGACTGCTAGGCCCGGCCATCGAAACCCTGCAGATCGCCATCTGGGGCACCTTGCTCGGCGTATTGTTGGCGATTCCCCTGGCGTTTCTCGCGGCGCGCAACCTGAGCCGCAATCGCTGGCTGTTCCACGCCACCCGGCAAGTGCTGAACGTCACCCGCAGCATCAACGAATTGATCCTCGCCCTGGTGTTCGTGTCCGCCGTCGGCCTCGGCCCCTTCCCCGGTGTCCTCGCCCTGGCGCTGCACGGCCTGGGCATGCTCGGCAAGTTCTTCGCCGAGAGCATCGAGGAAATCGACCAAGGCCCGGTGCAAGCGCTGCAAGCGACTGGCGCGCGACCGCTGCAAGTGATCGTATTTGCCGTGTTGCCACAAGTCATCACTGCGTGGATCGCGGTGATCCTCTACCGCTTCGAGGTCAACCTGCGCTCGGCCACCGTGCTCGGCATGGTCGGCGCCGGCGGCCTGGGCTTCGAGCTGGTGAGCAGTCTTAAGCTGTTCAAATACCAGGAAACCGCGACCTGCATAATCGTTATCACCTGCATGGTGATCCTCGCCGACGCCCTGTCCAGCCGCCTACGCAACGCCATCCAGCGCCCCACGGCGCACTGA
- a CDS encoding LysR substrate-binding domain-containing protein, with protein sequence MYQYHKWLRSFHAVAKTGSFTLAADYLCVGQPTVSEQVNALEKKFSVELFHRRGRFIEMSAAGHLLYGITQGLFGQEDEAVQLLHSFKQRKTGMLRLGAVSPPIAMNLTYELMQQHPDIELETSFSPEKETLDRLFNFDIDVAILALSEFDKRFDTRLYRRYPIIAVVRDDHPWAHQPQVRVEEISEQRWVMREKSSRTRQLVEESCKRLNVDLHCVMQLNSREAIVHAIAKGIGIGFVSAVEYAETPGTRPITFVDHPFAIEYHLCCLGIRRHRPMIADLFDASPPQNL encoded by the coding sequence ATGTACCAGTACCACAAGTGGCTACGTTCCTTTCATGCCGTGGCCAAGACCGGCAGCTTCACCCTGGCCGCCGATTACCTGTGCGTCGGCCAGCCGACGGTGAGCGAGCAGGTCAACGCCCTGGAGAAGAAGTTTTCCGTGGAGCTGTTCCACCGCCGAGGACGCTTTATCGAGATGAGCGCCGCCGGTCACCTGCTCTATGGCATCACCCAGGGCCTGTTCGGCCAGGAAGACGAAGCGGTGCAACTGCTACACAGTTTCAAACAGCGCAAGACCGGTATGCTGCGCCTCGGTGCGGTGTCGCCGCCGATTGCGATGAACCTGACCTATGAACTGATGCAGCAGCACCCGGATATCGAACTGGAAACCTCGTTCAGCCCGGAGAAAGAGACCCTCGACCGTCTGTTCAACTTCGATATCGACGTGGCAATTCTCGCCTTGTCGGAATTCGACAAGCGCTTCGACACCCGCCTGTACCGGCGCTACCCGATCATCGCCGTGGTCCGCGATGACCATCCCTGGGCTCATCAGCCGCAGGTGCGGGTCGAGGAGATCAGCGAGCAACGCTGGGTCATGCGGGAGAAAAGCTCGCGGACCCGGCAACTGGTCGAGGAAAGCTGCAAACGCCTGAACGTCGATCTGCACTGCGTGATGCAGTTGAACAGCCGCGAGGCGATTGTGCATGCCATCGCCAAGGGCATCGGCATCGGTTTTGTCTCGGCCGTGGAATACGCCGAAACCCCGGGTACCCGGCCGATCACTTTTGTCGATCATCCGTTTGCCATCGAGTACCACCTGTGTTGCCTGGGCATCCGCCGACACCGGCCGATGATCGCCGATCTGTTCGACGCCAGCCCGCCACAGAATCTCTGA
- the psrA gene encoding iron-containing alcohol dehydrogenase PsrA yields the protein MPARFHNPVDTRFGWGGLEALSTITEGQDVALVIFPEARALGLVERIRELLGERLVYVIEDVQPNPDVAHLRDTYERFWQHAGHCQTVLAVGGGSAIDTAKALIVGTESGRFDELLGLLASGKPFVPARCKALIAAPTTAGTGSEVTPWATIWDTAAQKKYSLHLECTWPKVAIIDPQLMLTVPAGVTVSTGLDALSHALESIWNVNANPISDTFALSAITDILECLPLLLRDLSSQALRTRMALAALKAGMAFSNTKTALAHSISYEMTLRHGLPHGIACSFTLPLVLGLAWGHDQERDQTLQRLFGNDLDKAQGQLRDFLHSLGVKTEFADYGVAAKDAEAIIQYALQGARGKNFIGARAA from the coding sequence ATGCCTGCCCGTTTTCATAACCCGGTCGACACTCGCTTCGGCTGGGGCGGCCTCGAGGCGCTGAGCACCATCACTGAAGGCCAGGACGTCGCCCTGGTGATCTTCCCCGAAGCCCGCGCCCTCGGTCTGGTGGAGCGCATCCGCGAACTGCTGGGCGAGCGCCTAGTGTACGTCATTGAAGACGTCCAGCCGAATCCGGACGTCGCCCATCTGCGCGATACCTATGAGCGTTTCTGGCAACACGCCGGGCACTGCCAGACCGTGCTCGCAGTGGGCGGTGGCAGCGCCATCGATACCGCCAAGGCGTTGATCGTCGGCACCGAGTCCGGGCGTTTCGACGAGTTGCTCGGCCTGCTGGCCAGCGGTAAGCCGTTTGTACCGGCACGCTGCAAGGCGCTGATTGCCGCACCCACCACCGCCGGCACCGGTAGCGAAGTCACGCCCTGGGCGACCATCTGGGACACCGCCGCGCAGAAGAAGTACTCGCTGCACCTGGAGTGCACCTGGCCAAAGGTGGCAATCATCGACCCGCAACTGATGCTGACGGTGCCGGCCGGGGTCACGGTATCTACTGGCCTGGACGCCCTGTCCCATGCCCTGGAGTCGATCTGGAACGTCAACGCCAACCCGATTTCCGACACTTTTGCGTTGTCGGCTATCACTGACATTCTCGAATGCCTGCCGTTGCTGCTGCGCGACCTGTCCAGCCAGGCGTTGCGCACCCGCATGGCGTTGGCCGCACTCAAGGCTGGCATGGCGTTCTCCAATACCAAGACCGCGCTGGCCCACTCGATTTCCTATGAGATGACCCTGCGCCACGGCCTGCCCCACGGCATTGCCTGTTCCTTCACCCTGCCCCTGGTGCTCGGCCTTGCCTGGGGCCATGACCAGGAACGCGACCAGACCCTGCAACGGTTGTTTGGCAACGATCTGGACAAAGCCCAGGGACAGTTGCGCGACTTCCTCCACAGCCTGGGGGTGAAGACCGAGTTCGCCGACTACGGCGTCGCCGCCAAGGATGCCGAAGCGATCATCCAGTACGCCTTGCAGGGCGCTCGCGGCAAGAACTTCATCGGTGCCCGCGCGGCCTAG
- a CDS encoding site-specific integrase — translation MRNRRDIALVLIGFWRGFRGDELSRLQVEHIQVEPGAGITFYLPHSKGDRQHLGTTFRTPALKKLCPVQAYSNWIGAAGIAYGPLFRKLDRWGNLAEDGLNSNSLIPVLRRVFQRAGVSAQLYTSHSLRRGFATWAAANGWDIKAIMSYVGWKDVKSALRYVDASSSFGDLAASAQAIEVFSEVSKNDEINRLERRSAKQ, via the coding sequence ATGCGCAATCGCCGGGATATCGCTCTGGTGCTGATCGGTTTTTGGCGTGGTTTTCGCGGGGATGAGCTGTCACGCCTGCAGGTTGAACATATCCAGGTAGAGCCCGGCGCCGGGATCACCTTCTACCTGCCCCACAGCAAGGGCGACCGCCAGCACCTGGGCACCACCTTTCGCACCCCGGCGCTGAAGAAATTGTGCCCGGTCCAGGCCTATTCCAACTGGATCGGCGCAGCGGGGATTGCCTATGGCCCGCTGTTTCGCAAACTCGACCGCTGGGGCAACCTGGCCGAGGACGGACTCAACAGCAACAGCCTGATCCCGGTGCTGCGTCGAGTGTTCCAACGCGCCGGCGTGTCAGCGCAGCTGTACACCAGCCACTCCCTGCGTCGTGGGTTTGCGACCTGGGCGGCGGCCAATGGCTGGGACATCAAGGCGATCATGAGTTACGTCGGCTGGAAGGATGTGAAGTCGGCGCTGCGCTACGTCGATGCCTCGTCATCCTTTGGCGACCTGGCCGCCTCTGCGCAGGCCATCGAGGTTTTCAGCGAGGTGTCGAAGAACGACGAAATCAACCGGCTGGAACGGCGCTCCGCCAAGCAATAA
- the phnC gene encoding phosphonate ABC transporter ATP-binding protein, producing the protein MIRVRQLTKHYGANPVLRGIDLDVEPGEFVVVLGQSGAGKSTLLRCMNRLVRADSGTLQVAGIDALAARDPRELRRQVAMIFQHHNVVPRLSVLKNVLTGRLGAVSTLSSILQLFRHDDMVLAMQCLERVELAHKAGERTDALSGGQMQRVGIARALAQQPQVILADEPVASLDPKTSRLVLQYLRDASRDLGITVLCNLHQVDYAREFADRIIGLAHGRLVFDGTPTSLSDADLQRIYPGQEADPTTAPRSVVLPIHRCAESRG; encoded by the coding sequence ATGATCCGGGTCCGCCAATTGACCAAGCACTACGGCGCCAACCCGGTGTTGCGCGGGATTGACCTGGACGTCGAGCCGGGTGAATTCGTGGTGGTCCTGGGGCAATCCGGGGCCGGCAAGTCGACGCTGCTGCGTTGCATGAATCGCCTGGTCCGGGCCGATTCCGGAACGCTCCAGGTCGCCGGCATCGATGCCTTGGCCGCTCGTGATCCGCGCGAACTGCGGCGCCAGGTGGCGATGATTTTCCAGCATCACAACGTGGTGCCGCGCCTGAGTGTGCTGAAGAACGTGCTGACCGGGCGCCTCGGTGCCGTGTCCACCCTGAGTTCGATTCTGCAGTTGTTCCGCCACGACGACATGGTTCTGGCGATGCAGTGCCTGGAACGGGTCGAGCTGGCACACAAAGCCGGCGAGCGCACCGACGCGCTGTCCGGCGGCCAGATGCAGCGCGTGGGCATTGCCCGGGCATTGGCGCAACAGCCTCAGGTGATCCTTGCCGACGAACCGGTGGCCAGCCTCGACCCGAAGACCTCGCGCCTGGTGTTGCAGTACTTGCGTGACGCCAGCCGCGACCTGGGGATCACCGTGCTGTGCAACCTGCATCAGGTGGATTACGCCCGCGAATTTGCCGATCGGATTATCGGCCTGGCCCACGGCAGGCTGGTGTTCGACGGCACGCCCACGAGCCTGAGTGATGCCGACTTGCAGCGCATCTATCCGGGTCAGGAAGCCGACCCTACGACCGCGCCTCGATCGGTTGTCCTGCCAATCCACCGTTGCGCTGAATCGAGAGGCTGA
- a CDS encoding MFS transporter, which yields MNRAQTLPALAVHSASFRVAQWRMLLAAMFCYLFFYTGRQTFGFAIPGIQAEFGLSKETLGWASAAMLWAYAIGQAINGNLADKYGGRRIMTLGAVLSCSANWVTSFASGFASLILPWGINGYFQALGWAPGSRLISNWWSAGERGKVYGFYVFAAGCASILSYVTSIVVLEVLHLEWRWIFRLPVLLMLAGGIIFYLVARERPQDLGFEPLADTGVANADDKQHEVAQGEVETSAQRYKAVLKNFRLIIAAVSLGFQNAARYGLIVWVPVHFLGADWKSGDSLVDPKWITVALPVGMAIGALSNGWVSDKLFGSKRYLAIMLYMFLGAATSLWMWALPAHSMIGLIALFLCGFFVYGPASSFWALCPDLVGAKRAGTATGVMNFSSYLFAGLAEPLIGSMLDSTGNTSLIFVVVTTACLCSATVALFIRR from the coding sequence ATGAACCGTGCCCAGACCCTGCCCGCTCTCGCCGTCCACAGCGCCTCGTTTCGTGTCGCCCAATGGCGCATGCTGCTTGCCGCGATGTTCTGCTACCTGTTTTTCTACACCGGTCGGCAAACCTTCGGTTTCGCCATCCCGGGGATTCAAGCCGAGTTCGGCCTGAGCAAGGAAACCCTCGGCTGGGCCTCGGCGGCGATGCTCTGGGCCTATGCGATTGGCCAGGCCATCAACGGCAACCTCGCCGACAAATACGGTGGCCGGCGCATCATGACCCTCGGCGCGGTGCTGTCCTGCTCGGCCAACTGGGTCACCAGCTTTGCCAGCGGTTTTGCCAGCCTGATTCTGCCGTGGGGCATCAATGGCTATTTCCAGGCCCTGGGTTGGGCGCCGGGCAGCCGGCTGATCTCCAACTGGTGGAGCGCCGGCGAACGCGGCAAGGTCTATGGTTTCTATGTATTCGCCGCCGGCTGTGCGTCGATCCTGTCCTACGTGACCTCGATCGTGGTGCTTGAAGTGCTGCACCTGGAATGGCGCTGGATCTTTCGCCTGCCAGTGCTGCTGATGCTCGCCGGCGGCATCATCTTCTATCTGGTGGCCCGCGAACGCCCGCAGGACCTCGGCTTCGAGCCGCTGGCCGACACCGGCGTGGCGAACGCCGACGACAAGCAGCACGAGGTGGCGCAAGGCGAAGTGGAAACCTCGGCGCAACGCTACAAGGCGGTGCTGAAAAACTTCCGGTTGATCATCGCTGCGGTGTCGCTGGGCTTTCAGAACGCCGCACGCTACGGCTTGATCGTCTGGGTGCCAGTGCACTTCCTCGGCGCCGACTGGAAAAGCGGCGACAGCCTGGTCGATCCGAAGTGGATCACCGTGGCTTTGCCGGTGGGCATGGCCATCGGCGCCCTGAGCAACGGCTGGGTCTCGGACAAACTGTTCGGCTCCAAACGCTACCTGGCGATCATGCTGTACATGTTCCTCGGTGCCGCCACCAGCCTGTGGATGTGGGCCTTGCCGGCCCATAGCATGATTGGTCTGATTGCGCTGTTCCTCTGCGGCTTCTTCGTCTATGGCCCGGCCTCGAGCTTCTGGGCACTGTGCCCGGACCTGGTCGGTGCCAAGCGCGCGGGCACCGCCACCGGGGTGATGAATTTCTCCTCCTATCTGTTCGCTGGCCTGGCGGAACCGCTGATCGGCAGTATGCTCGACAGTACCGGCAACACCTCGCTGATCTTCGTCGTGGTGACCACCGCCTGCCTGTGCAGCGCAACGGTCGCGCTGTTCATTCGCCGTTAA
- a CDS encoding phosphate/phosphite/phosphonate ABC transporter substrate-binding protein yields the protein MNPLRSFLRVASFALLSLTAVGPVMAKDALRIGLIPSEDSQAMIESSKQVLDTLQSQLGMPVEPFVATDYNGIIEALRAGKLDVAYLGPFSYVLATSVADVEAFAVAVTRKTGQSAYKSVILTRKDSGIHDLAGLKDHTFAFVDPSSASGHLFPKAGLEQAGFDPGKLFSRVIFSGSHDASILAVENRKVDAAAVADRIFASAVNKGLVKQDDFELVWSSKPIPESPMVWRKALDPALKQKVATALASVKGLPWGDQGVLDGFQPTSDSAYDVVRDTAKVLNLDLRSMK from the coding sequence ATGAACCCTTTGCGCTCGTTTCTGCGTGTTGCCAGCTTCGCCCTGCTCTCCCTCACTGCCGTTGGCCCGGTCATGGCCAAGGATGCGCTGCGGATCGGCCTGATCCCGTCCGAAGACTCCCAAGCGATGATCGAGTCCAGCAAGCAGGTGCTCGACACCCTGCAAAGCCAGCTGGGCATGCCGGTCGAGCCCTTCGTCGCCACTGACTACAACGGCATCATCGAAGCCCTGCGTGCCGGCAAGCTCGATGTCGCCTATCTCGGTCCGTTCTCCTATGTGCTGGCGACCTCGGTGGCGGATGTCGAAGCCTTCGCGGTGGCGGTCACCCGCAAGACCGGGCAAAGCGCCTACAAGAGCGTGATCCTGACCCGCAAGGACAGCGGCATCCATGACCTGGCCGGCCTCAAGGACCATACCTTCGCCTTTGTCGATCCGAGCTCGGCATCTGGCCATCTGTTCCCCAAGGCCGGGCTGGAGCAAGCCGGCTTCGATCCGGGCAAGCTGTTCTCGCGGGTGATTTTCTCCGGTTCCCATGACGCCAGTATCCTCGCCGTGGAGAACCGCAAGGTCGACGCCGCTGCCGTGGCCGACCGGATTTTTGCCAGTGCAGTGAACAAGGGCCTGGTCAAGCAGGACGACTTCGAGCTGGTCTGGAGCTCAAAGCCGATTCCCGAGTCGCCGATGGTCTGGCGCAAGGCGCTGGATCCAGCGCTGAAGCAAAAAGTCGCCACGGCGCTGGCTTCGGTCAAGGGGCTGCCGTGGGGCGATCAAGGTGTACTGGACGGCTTTCAGCCCACCAGCGACTCAGCTTATGACGTAGTGCGGGACACCGCCAAGGTGCTCAACCTCGACTTGCGGAGCATGAAATGA
- a CDS encoding helix-turn-helix transcriptional regulator, whose protein sequence is MSKAQDQTLIALPWRALHQWHAGLQQAFAHIEQDDALRYLAQAIGHLVSIESVMISLERKDQPPLSLYLQGIPEQYRDSVIGRYFSVGYLLDPFCLAVEQGLAEGFYHLEEIAPDHFFDSDYYKTYYLKAGCSEDSYFIVDVGNQSKVSLSLFQGFGGETLSHSQLDVLRAVEPMVAEFIREFARRNPAIVEQGASAARAQTDIKRSIQQAFEHFGCDVLTEREREVAHMILRGHSVKSTAQQMSIAIETVRMHRKNLYLKLAISSQSELFALFIEWLRQD, encoded by the coding sequence ATGAGCAAAGCCCAAGACCAGACCCTGATCGCCTTGCCCTGGCGTGCCCTGCATCAATGGCACGCCGGGCTCCAGCAAGCCTTCGCCCACATCGAACAGGACGATGCCCTGCGCTATCTGGCGCAGGCCATCGGGCATCTGGTGTCGATCGAATCGGTGATGATCAGCCTCGAACGCAAGGACCAACCGCCGCTGTCGCTGTACCTGCAAGGGATCCCCGAGCAATACCGCGACTCGGTGATTGGCCGCTATTTTTCCGTGGGCTACTTGCTCGATCCGTTTTGCCTGGCGGTGGAACAAGGGCTGGCCGAAGGGTTTTATCACCTGGAGGAAATCGCCCCGGACCACTTCTTCGACAGCGACTACTACAAGACCTACTACCTCAAGGCCGGCTGCTCGGAAGACAGTTATTTCATCGTCGACGTCGGCAACCAGAGCAAAGTCTCGCTGAGCCTGTTCCAGGGCTTTGGCGGCGAGACCCTGAGTCACAGCCAATTGGATGTGCTGCGGGCGGTGGAACCGATGGTCGCCGAGTTCATTCGCGAGTTCGCCCGGCGCAATCCGGCGATTGTCGAGCAGGGCGCCTCAGCCGCTCGTGCGCAGACCGATATCAAGCGCAGCATCCAGCAGGCCTTCGAGCATTTTGGTTGTGATGTACTGACCGAACGGGAACGGGAAGTGGCGCATATGATCCTGCGCGGTCACTCGGTGAAGTCCACTGCGCAGCAGATGAGCATTGCCATAGAAACCGTGCGCATGCACCGCAAGAACCTCTACCTGAAGCTGGCGATCAGCTCGCAGTCGGAGCTGTTTGCGCTGTTTATCGAGTGGCTGCGTCAGGATTGA
- a CDS encoding DUF2783 domain-containing protein, with amino-acid sequence MNKPQLSITDVEQIYDHLAETLDQIAEDQRQLFLVKLALLSARKIGEGRAFLELTRQAALDL; translated from the coding sequence ATGAACAAGCCGCAATTGAGCATCACCGACGTCGAGCAGATCTACGACCACCTTGCCGAAACCCTCGATCAAATCGCCGAGGATCAGCGTCAGCTGTTCCTGGTCAAGCTGGCGCTGCTCAGCGCCCGGAAAATAGGCGAGGGCAGGGCATTCCTCGAACTGACGCGCCAGGCCGCGCTCGACCTCTGA
- a CDS encoding FAD-dependent monooxygenase has protein sequence MHTPLAEPRRSIYFDYQVFPAHTASVGVEPVQRHPVVIVGAGPIGLTTALDLARHGIPSIVLESERQVSEGSRAIVFTRRSLEILQQVGVSERVTEAGLGWRSGNSFYRNQRVFRMDAPHDPDDRFPPMTNLQQPCLEQFLVDACDANPLVQLRWGNKVEGLRQATDYATLDIDTPAGAYQLQANWVVAADGARSAIRSLMGLQLEGASYEGRFVIADIKIELDLPTERLAYFDPHWNPGNTVLMHREPGNIWRIDYQLPRDETPEQALAPESLRERINAQLKIVGVENPQWEMDWCSVYSARALTLPDYIHNRVIFTGDAAHLLPIFGVRGANTGFQDCHDLGWKLALSIKGLAGPGLLTSYSEERVGAAREIIAEAGKSTRFMTPPTAGYRLLRDAVLSLSLTQEFVRPLYHWRTSRPHDYVDSVLNCRDDDNQRFGGGPHQGAPLLNIKLADEGFLFDRLGAAFCLLYFTEAAQLPEEVQQQVKALRERGVPLQVVAVASAGQSTVVGADAVIEDHNGHFSEKYAARAGSAYLARPDQHVCARWQQLDDDALRRAVDLALGHE, from the coding sequence ATGCACACACCCCTCGCCGAGCCTCGTCGCTCTATTTATTTCGATTACCAGGTGTTCCCTGCCCATACCGCCAGCGTCGGCGTCGAGCCCGTCCAGCGCCACCCGGTGGTGATTGTCGGCGCCGGGCCAATCGGCCTGACCACCGCACTGGACCTGGCGCGCCATGGCATCCCCTCGATCGTGCTGGAGTCGGAACGCCAGGTCAGCGAAGGCAGTCGCGCCATCGTCTTCACCCGTCGTTCGCTGGAAATCCTCCAGCAGGTTGGGGTCTCCGAGCGGGTCACCGAAGCAGGCCTGGGCTGGCGCTCGGGCAACTCGTTCTATCGCAACCAGCGGGTGTTCCGCATGGACGCGCCCCATGATCCGGACGATCGCTTCCCGCCGATGACCAACCTGCAGCAGCCTTGCCTGGAACAATTCCTGGTCGACGCCTGCGACGCCAATCCGCTGGTGCAATTGCGCTGGGGCAACAAGGTCGAAGGCCTGAGACAGGCGACTGACTACGCGACACTGGATATCGACACCCCGGCGGGCGCCTATCAATTGCAAGCCAACTGGGTGGTCGCCGCCGACGGCGCGCGCTCGGCCATTCGCAGCCTGATGGGCCTCCAATTGGAAGGCGCTTCCTATGAAGGGCGATTTGTCATCGCCGACATCAAGATCGAACTGGACCTGCCGACCGAACGCCTGGCCTATTTCGATCCGCACTGGAATCCCGGCAACACCGTGCTGATGCACCGCGAGCCGGGCAACATCTGGCGCATCGACTATCAACTGCCCCGTGATGAAACGCCTGAGCAGGCCCTCGCGCCCGAATCCCTGCGCGAGCGCATCAACGCCCAACTGAAGATCGTCGGAGTGGAAAATCCGCAGTGGGAAATGGACTGGTGCTCGGTGTATTCGGCCCGCGCATTGACCCTGCCGGACTACATCCACAACCGCGTAATCTTCACCGGCGACGCCGCCCATCTGTTGCCGATCTTCGGCGTGCGCGGGGCCAACACCGGCTTCCAGGACTGCCACGACCTGGGCTGGAAACTCGCGCTGTCGATCAAGGGCCTTGCCGGCCCGGGCCTGCTGACGTCCTACAGCGAGGAGCGGGTAGGGGCTGCACGGGAAATTATCGCCGAAGCGGGCAAGAGCACCCGTTTCATGACGCCGCCGACTGCAGGCTATCGATTGCTGCGCGACGCCGTGCTGTCGCTTTCGCTGACCCAGGAATTCGTTCGCCCGCTCTATCACTGGCGCACATCGCGGCCCCATGACTATGTGGATTCGGTCCTCAACTGCAGGGACGACGACAATCAGCGCTTCGGCGGTGGTCCGCATCAGGGTGCGCCCTTGCTCAATATCAAGCTGGCCGACGAGGGGTTTCTTTTCGATCGGCTGGGCGCCGCGTTCTGCCTGCTTTATTTCACTGAGGCGGCGCAGTTGCCGGAGGAGGTCCAGCAACAGGTAAAAGCCCTGCGCGAGCGCGGTGTGCCATTGCAGGTCGTGGCCGTGGCCAGCGCCGGGCAGTCCACAGTCGTTGGCGCAGACGCAGTGATCGAAGACCACAACGGCCACTTCAGCGAAAAATACGCCGCGCGAGCGGGCAGTGCCTATCTGGCGCGTCCCGATCAGCATGTCTGTGCACGCTGGCAGCAACTCGACGACGACGCCTTGCGCCGAGCGGTCGACCTGGCCTTGGGTCATGAGTGA
- the phnX gene encoding phosphonoacetaldehyde hydrolase, whose product MHYQHPTQLQAVVLDWAGTVVDFGSFAPTQIFVEAFAEFGVAVSLEEARGPMGMGKWDHIRTLCNQPQIAERYRAAFDRLPTDDDVTALYERFMPLQIEKIALHSALIPGALEAISALREQGLKIGSCSGYPAVVMAKVVELARENGYVADHVVATDEVPNGRPYPAQALANVIALGVSDVAACVKVDDTWPGILEGRAAGMWTVALTCSGNALGLTYEQFQALPAERLAEERARISRIFEGSRPHYLIDTIAELPAVIEQINARLARGETPQGV is encoded by the coding sequence ATGCACTATCAACACCCAACGCAGCTGCAAGCCGTGGTCCTCGACTGGGCCGGCACCGTGGTCGACTTCGGCTCATTCGCGCCGACGCAGATTTTTGTCGAGGCCTTTGCCGAGTTCGGCGTCGCCGTGTCCCTGGAAGAAGCCCGCGGCCCGATGGGCATGGGCAAATGGGATCACATCCGCACCCTATGCAATCAGCCGCAGATTGCCGAACGCTACCGTGCGGCCTTCGACCGCTTGCCCACTGATGACGACGTCACCGCCCTCTACGAGCGTTTCATGCCGCTGCAGATCGAAAAAATCGCCCTGCACTCGGCGCTGATTCCCGGCGCCCTGGAAGCCATCTCGGCGCTGCGCGAGCAAGGGCTGAAGATCGGCTCGTGCTCCGGTTACCCGGCAGTGGTCATGGCCAAGGTGGTGGAGTTGGCTCGCGAGAATGGCTACGTCGCTGATCACGTGGTGGCCACCGATGAAGTACCGAACGGCCGTCCGTACCCGGCCCAGGCCCTGGCCAACGTGATTGCTCTGGGGGTCAGCGATGTGGCGGCCTGCGTCAAGGTCGACGACACCTGGCCGGGAATCCTCGAAGGCCGTGCCGCCGGTATGTGGACCGTGGCCCTGACCTGCTCGGGCAACGCTCTGGGCCTGACCTATGAGCAGTTCCAGGCGCTGCCAGCCGAACGCCTGGCCGAAGAACGGGCGCGCATCAGCCGGATCTTCGAAGGTTCGCGCCCGCACTACCTTATCGACACCATTGCCGAATTGCCGGCCGTGATCGAGCAGATCAACGCCCGCCTGGCCCGTGGCGAAACCCCGCAAGGCGTCTGA